In the Drosophila willistoni isolate 14030-0811.24 chromosome 3R, UCI_dwil_1.1, whole genome shotgun sequence genome, ATCAAAATACCAGTAAGTCCGAAGTAAAAAATGCCTGTGGGCCAATTTAATTATGTTGCAAATTACATTATTATTTGGATACTAGTCAAGTCATCTAAAGAACTGGCCAATACTGACAACAAAACAAAGTAATTCAAAACAAAGACATacaatatatactttatattatacatatatgtctaAACCGGTTCGAGGCTTAAGTTTTTGTATCTGACTTGCAGGCGGAATGAATTAAAAACTTATTATGACCTGCCTCAAATTTAAGAGCTTTGCATTTCATATTTGGCGCGTTTTCGAAATATGTGGTAGACTTAAGATTAtcataatttttatgaattatTCAAATACGTATTATTGCAGAAACTTTAACAACTTCAGGTTCAATGTTATCATATGATAGACATAAGAATCATAAGCTTCAAATTATTTGACACTTTAAGACAATTATCGTTCTTTTGGTATGCAAATGTCATAATTAGCGTGACTAAAAATTAATCAACTGCgacaaaatttgcataaatttcaaCTGCATTTTCTTGGCTTTTGTAATTCGTTGTGTTCAAATGAACGACcttcaaaaaattttcataaCTTGATTATTAGtttcatttttgcaaaaagcgttttttttattaagtttaCGATAATAAACAAAGGGTATTTCTCTTAGTCTTAATAATAAAGAGAGATATAGCAATGGAAACTCGTCTTTTCGGAATGGTAAAAGATGATCAAGAAAAGCGTTAACTTGAACGATTttcagacatacatacatatatgtatacaaatatataattgTAAAAAAGTCAACAAATCGCAATACTGGTTACACCCACCAGACTTTATAATATCAGACCGGATAAAGATCTGCCAAACACTAGACCCAGAGACCAAAGTACACTTTCCCAATAGATTATGTTACGGTGTATTCGAATCCTAGGTCAAAAAGAGTTCAGATATGATAGATTTTGAAATTGTATGACAACAATGTCTTTATATAAATTCTACTGGATATGAAGTCAACTGCAGATGCCTACGCTTATTTCCAGTATGGAATGACTGGAGTGGGTTTCTTGCCGCCGTCAAAAGGCCAAATATTCTACATGATGTTCAGAGGACTTGTGATCATGTGGTCTGTTATATATTTGCCTTTTGGAATGATAATAGACTGTGTCAAGGATATGTAACATTTTAGTAACAAAAATACTAGCAGTTGTCTTTAATGTCTTTGGTTGTTCCTTAAAGATTCTTTCCTTCTACTTATATCTACCGAATTCCGACAAGTTCAAAAAACTGATGAACCGAATGGATGAATTTTGCGCAATGAATGAAGGATATCGTCTCAGGATTCGCTATTGGGTTGCACGTTGCAATGTGATTTTCATAATATACTTATTTGACTCTCTACAACAGTTATTGTGTATTGGCGTTTTTGAATTCTGCATTACATAAGATATCGGCACTATAACTCATTTATCAATTGGCGTTCGAGTAGAGAAAATTTTTGGATAATCTTCTTTTTGGAAACGATCTTAATAACATTTATAACTGTGCAACATCTGCTCGTCGACGTCTTTAATGTTCATTTATTGTCTCATGCTTAGGGTTCATATTGACAAAGAGTCGGAAAATTGCGCACAATTTCGAAAGAGATGGAACAGGAATATAACGAAGAACTAGTCAAGTGCATAGCTCAACATAAACTAATTTCTCTTCTTCGGATATGCCGACTTAATGGGATCACGTCTTGAAAGCTCAGAGACGGATTGCTTTTACAGCTGGATCAATATTTCCCATTTGCATTTAAACCAATATTCGAGTATTCAATAATAtagaaagtatgaaaattgattaattaaaatgacttttctttttcattttaaaggTGGCTAAATTGGCATTTTCTGTGGTGACCTTTGTTCAGCAATTAAATATTGctgacaaatatttaaatatttaatttaaaaaaaaaaatacaatacgCAATTAGATTTGTCGATTTCTGCCCTTGAAATTGGCATTTACctaaaaatatttgcacaagaTAAAAAACCATacacgtacatatgtatacttGGTCCAATAAATATATGATAGTTGTTTCACCTCACTTTCTAGTGTCACAAAACTTAGGTCAATCATTTACAAATGATAgtaaaaatttgatttacCGAAGGAAAAAATGTTTAGCTGTTAACAAAATGGTCTCATTTACTATTTTTCTTACCTACTAATAAAAGTATGCGTCAGGAGCGGCCTCCTGGTTGAAGTATAGAAATTGGATTTTCGAAAAAACTAATCCCATTGGCGTAACTCAAATGGCAGTGAAAAGACACTGAAGGGGAACTGAAACATAATTTGACGGCCAATGCATTAGAATGGGCCAAAATTGGCAGAGTCAAAGTTTTGCCTTGATCTGTGGAAATTCATCGATCGAATTAATGACCAACTTTGATGACGCCGAATAACCGAATGGTACTAAACGAGCTAGAACGAGTCGGTATAAATATAAAGGCCAATATATCTGGCTGAAAAAAACAGGATTAAGACTTAGAGTAGTTCCACTTGTGTATATAATACTGGCTAAAAACAAACCCATTCAAATTCACACTCTTTATTCTGCCTATGCAATaattaagaattattacaACTCCTTCGGCTGGAGTAGAAAAGGTTATTATTAACAACATTTAGttatttttggcaaaaaacaaactatcATTTGTCTATTCACTATTTAACCATTGAACGTAGCAGACTTAAGAACAGCATTAGAGAGTTTGCGGTTCTTGACTTCATAGCGGGCTTTGTAACCATTCTTATCGGCGGTGTACATGGTAATGGACTCGGTGTCAGTCTTCTCATCATAGGACGAATAGGTACCCATGCGAACATGCTCCTCCTTGTCAGTGCCAGGGTTCAGAATGAGACCAATTTCCTCACGTTTACTGCCATTTGGCTCCTCCAAGCTGCCAATTAATTGGAGATCTTGGTTATGAATGCTCAAATCCATTGGGATACGATTTCACCTACTTAAAACGGTAGCCATCAGGAGTGGCCACTTGTTTGAAAAACTCCAAAGCGAGTTGCGGGTAATTGTAATCCAAGAATCCCGCCGAGCTATGGGCAAGCATACCAGCCACAAGGGCAGTAAAAAgtaactaaaacaaaaacatttcaattagACTTAAATTCGAAAGGTTTGCAAAAAAATAGATTGCAAAATCACAGATTCACTAACCATCTTTAAAGACATCATATTAGTGCACACTGAAGAACCGAATGATACTGAAGAATCTAAAACACTTGTGAGTGATTTATAAAGGCTAAAACGTTTGGATACGAACCATAGAAAATAAAGCTGATGATTAAGGAAACTGGATTTGCAAAATAATGCCTTAAGATAAACATAATATTGGCTATAAAGAAACCGGTCCGATTCACACTCTTCTGATCCTCCATTTCTTTGAAAAAAActgaattttttataaattcagATTTTTAAGTCTCACCAAACTATTAATGAAATTATTTCATCTAAATTACATCAAACGACATTTAAAttgacttttcttttcttggcttataaaatgaataaatcTTGGGAAGACATACAAAAAGATTATAATGACGTGATCATTAGATTTATTAACGTGTTTAGTTTGCCATAAAAAACACGCTAATTTCTCTTCATCTTAGTTAGGTAAACACCACACCAGATTTTTTGAAAGGTCaaacagcattacgcaatgGAAACTTGTCTGTCCAGAATCGTCGGATGATGATAATGAAAAGTCCAAAGTTGATCTTGACCAAACTTCAATGAACTTGTTGCCAAGACATCATAATCATAACCAGTTTAAAGATTGGGAACATAATAAATAGTTTGAcgttttcactttttttttttgttggtttatttacaaaatgaagaatcttaagttctttaattattactaattgatttaattattaaccagAAGCAGACTTAAGAGCACCAGGACTCAATTTACGGTTCTTAATCTCGTAGCGGGATTTGTAACCATTCTTATCAGCAGTGTACATGGTAATAGTCTCGGTATCAGTCTTCTCATCGTAGGATGAATAGGTACCCATGCGAACGTGCTCCTCCTGCTCAGTGCCAGGGTTTAAAATGACGCCAATTTCCTCACGTTTGCTGCCATTTGGCTCCTCCAAGCTGTAAGTTAGTTCGAGAGTTTTAGCTGATCCTCATTAGGAAACGCCACCACTTCACCTACCTAAAACGATAGCCATCTGGGGTGGCCTCCTGTTTGTAAAATTCTGTTGCCAGCTTTGGGTAAATGTAATCCAATAATCCCGCCGAGCTGTAGGTAGCCATGCAAGCCACCAGGGCAGTGAAAAGTAGCtggaataaaaataattaattaatttacacGTGTAATCAAAGTACATTGATCATGCAGCTGCATTGTCCGTGggcaattaaaatattaagtttCGCAAAATCAACATCAGAGACATTGCCTTGATCTGTGCAACTCATTGATCCGATAGATTCACTCACCAGTTTGGCTGTCAACATGTTGATACGCTCTGAAGTAACAAAGTGATACTAAAGCATCTGAAGCGTTTAGCTACCTatatataaaagcaaaatatctGCATAGATTGTAAGCAATGTATAGAAACGATGACGATGTCGACTTGGAAAACATTTGTATTGATGAGCGGGTAAGTCATAATTTTCAACATACTTAGTAGCCGCTAAAAACAAGAAACCGGTCAGAATCGGAATCAGCTCTTCGGGTAAACTCGTAGCCAGTCCCCGGAGATTTTGTATTTTGGTAAGTTACTAACCACATGAGTTATTATATAACCATATTCTATAGCatgactaaaaaaaaatgtttacttttAAGCAATTTTTGCATATATTAAAACTATGCACAAAATAACAAGTTGTTTCAattgagtgtttttttttttacctttgtAATGAGACATCTGAAGTTAAGCGAACTTTTATTGAGGTaataagtaaaaaataaaaggcgGAAGTGTGATAGTCATTCAAGAATCCAATGACGTGATCATTAGATGTATTTTCACAATTCAATGGGCGTGTTTGGTTTattaatattgttaaaaaaaaaaaacaaaaacgtcAATTTCTCATTGACATTTTTTCTGACAGGTGACTGCAAATGATAATGAAAAGGTTTGACTAAATATagtcaaacaaacaaatttaaggcacttttttttttatttccaaaaataaaataaactattatCAGACTAATTGATAATattctatttcaaaattttaaccAGAAGCAGACTTGAGAGCACCAGGACTCAATTTACGGTTCTTAATCTCGTAGCGGGATTTGTAACCATCCTTATCGGCGGTGTACATGGTAATAGTCTCGGTGTCAGTCTTCTCATCATAGGACGAATAGGTACCCATGCGAACATGCTCCTCCTTGTCAGTGCCAGGGTTTAGAATGAGACCAATTTCCTCACGTTTGCTGCCATTTGGCTCCTCCAAGCTGCAAATTAATTGGAGTTATCAGTTAGCAAAGTCAACTCCATTGGGACTCAATGTCACCTACTTAAAACGGTAGCCATCGGGAGTGGGCTCCTGCTTGTAGAACTCTGTGGCTAGCTTGGGGTAAACGTAATCCAATAATCCCGCCGAGCTGTAGGCAGCCATGCAAGCCACGAGGGCTGTGAAAAGTAACTGAAACAACGAACAATTCATTTACACATAAAATCGATGCGTTACGATCGGGCAGCTGCATTGTCGACCGGCAATTAGAATGATAATTTGATTGCAAAACACTTAGATATGCTATTAAAATAGCTGGCTATTTGCAAAGTCAACATCATCAGAGCCACACTGCCTTGATCCTATGGTGATGCATTTCATCGATCGATTCACTCACCAGTTTTGCCGACACCATATTGATGCACACCGAATTACCGAATGATACTAAAGTATCAGATCGCTAAGCGTTCTAtttaaaggcaaaaaaataatatgcaTACTAAAAATATGCGTGTATAGGCGATGATGCTGGCGAAAAAAAACTAGATTGATGCGCAAGTACTGcatattttctatataaaagtgGCAAGATAGTGGCTAAAATCAAACCGGTCGCATTGGCATTGCCTTTGTATATTGGTAAACTGCTAAATTTGGGATGCGAATAGTTATATAACCATATTCTTGAGCATCAACATATAAATTTATGGAATTTCTTTTATACTTAatatacataataataatacaattcAATCACTTGTAATACAATACGTTTAATAACGGGTCTGATAACGCCAAATTTCagttatttgtttattttttattaacaagTAAAAAGTATTAAGTTAAATTTAGCCCACTAAACTCTTCAACACTATGGGACTTTTTGCGAAACCTTCTTGCTGAAAAATCTCGTAGTGGGCTCTGTAACCGTTTTTATCAGCAGTGTAATCGACATTAGACCGAAGTTTATATTTCGGATCATAGACTATATAGCTGCCTTTGCGAATAAGTTCTTCCTCGTCACTGCCagcatttaatattttaacaCTTTCACCTCGTATGCTTAAGTTTGGCAAATTGTAGCTGCAATTTGATATGAAATTTTAAAGGGAGTaatcaaattttaattgcatttttacgTACTTTAAAAAGTAACCATCTTCTAAAGGTACTTGATAATAATTAAGTGATTCGAGCACCGGATAGTAGTGACGGTTAATTGGACCGGCTGAGCTGTAGTCCGCCATGTAAGTCACGAGGCTAGTGAAAAGTAACTAAAAACATTGCATTGTCGTATGAAATCAATAAATGAAAGGACGGATTGTTACACTCACCAATTTTGTGGACAACATCGTGATGAAGAACCAAATGATACTACAGAATATATGGGTCTTTCAATTTGCTCAAAGGCTAGAGTCAAAACCGGAAACCGGAATTTCCATAAACCAGTCAGACTTAGACTCTTTTATTGATATGGCGCCACGCCTCATTTTTTTTAGATAAgcgttttttgttactctctTTAAATTAGGTAGAATGCTTAGTTACACGGTTTCCCctgaattttatattgttgttcttttttaaattttaaacattttctaccacttttttgtttccttATTAATATGGTATAAGATGTTCTTACTCCAAATATGAAAAGTTTGCTCATATGCAGTAAGAAAACTGGTATTCATGTTATGAAATTAAGTAAACTACTAGCCACAATCAGGAATAATGAGTTATAAACCACATATCAAAACTGTATGCTCCCACCTATTAATTCATAACTTAGCATctattattatataaattagTTTCTATAATTAAATTCATATGATAGTTTCCATATTTGTGAAGCGGTTGTCCTTGAATTTTAGTTAAAATTTTGCCAAAATGTtatttgtttaacaatttcCAACTAAAACTGGTTAAGTTTATtatatgtttttattgaaaaagtGTTTAGCGTTGCAGTATGCCTAACTTAATCAAATCTAAGGTGTCTTTCATATAAGTTGTATTCATTGTGCAAATTTTTTTACGTCGATTAATGTagaatttaattgtttatttataaattctaATGACAAAAGTATTTCAAAACTATTACAGTTCAATCGATTGTTTTATTAGAATATTAATAGGTCTATTACGTATGATATCTTCATTAGTTTTATATTAAAgcaaatatgtatttaataaGATCACTGATCTATAATTCaaatttagtaaaaatatCAAAGTATGTCatagtttatttaaaagtgaattatAAATATTCTATACGAAAAGCATAAcatccataaaaaaaatatgattaaagCTATTAAATATTGATCACCTGCAATTTAATCCAAGAATCATCAAGTTGATTAAATTGTCAATGGCATTTTAACTACCCAGTTTATAGATCAATTACGAtcagtttaaa is a window encoding:
- the LOC6650752 gene encoding uncharacterized protein LOC6650752, with the translated sequence MVSAKLLLFTALVACMAAYSSAGLLDYVYPKLATEFYKQEPTPDGYRFNLEEPNGSKREEIGLILNPGTDKEEHVRMGTYSSYDEKTDTETITMYTADKDGYKSRYEIKNRKLSPGALKSASG
- the LOC6650751 gene encoding uncharacterized protein LOC6650751, producing MLTAKLLLFTALVACMATYSSAGLLDYIYPKLATEFYKQEATPDGYRFSLEEPNGSKREEIGVILNPGTEQEEHVRMGTYSSYDEKTDTETITMYTADKNGYKSRYEIKNRKLSPGALKSASG
- the LOC6650750 gene encoding uncharacterized protein LOC6650750; this encodes MLAHSSAGFLDYNYPQLALEFFKQVATPDGYRFNLEEPNGSKREEIGLILNPGTDKEEHVRMGTYSSYDEKTDTESITMYTADKNGYKARYEVKNRKLSNAVLKSATFNG